Proteins from a genomic interval of Thermodesulfobacteriota bacterium:
- a CDS encoding DUF72 domain-containing protein, with protein MQLHVGTSGYGYKEWQGIFYPARTPAKEMLRFYATRLGAVEINYTFYHMPTERVLLSWAAQVPDGFASEAELAHWLERIRAQGWQEAFVFFKHEAAGQGPELALRFQSLAGEAPSVV; from the coding sequence ATGCAGCTTCATGTCGGCACCAGCGGCTACGGGTACAAGGAATGGCAGGGGATCTTCTATCCTGCCCGGACCCCCGCCAAGGAAATGCTCCGCTTCTATGCCACACGACTGGGCGCCGTGGAGATCAACTACACCTTCTACCATATGCCCACCGAAAGGGTCCTCCTCTCCTGGGCGGCCCAGGTCCCGGACGGCTTTGCCTCGGAGGCCGAGCTGGCCCACTGGCTGGAGAGGATCCGGGCCCAGGGCTGGCAGGAGGCCTTTGTCTTCTTCAAGCACGAAGCCGCCGGCCAGGGGCCGGAGCTGGCGCTGCGCTTCCAGAGCCTCGCGGGCGAGGCCCCATCCGTCGTCTGA
- a CDS encoding DNA mismatch repair protein MutS, translating to MDGDSEKLIIELNFRNKIIDERLAAPFHGDRLFDLLPTTIADRRTLQVVELFPLFRALDHTRTLVGSARLFHSLMNPSESIELIHAKQDSYCELESNTRLQVAVASYLDTFRQGELALFRLLNAHMHPLIPYRDYGQAMATIRTMLEAARNLPRPETVYLDSLVQSILAFAGSPVSRLAAGPVWRTLAGVQARGEKGLFSPGWRFRPHRLSGGSIWPALPSILSGLAGLTGFLSRPVAESMVILTGGGILLGLIYGTVLKPMVDYESAILPVRKRLYDSNRFASAVEAVAAIDELLSFVAYSRVVPHPTVLPEITNHDRHSFVAYDLRNPIAAKDDPDFVPNDVLLDGSRVTFVTGPNSGGKTTYCKTIVQSQILGQIGAPILASRARLNMTDRIAYQAPSFDCLSDPEGRFGTELTTTRDIFFSITPKSLAVLDEIAEGTTTHEKMSLSASIMDGFHAVGNNTLLVTHSYELVESFQRSGKGQYLQVEFARERPSHRMIPGISRDSHALRVAQKIGFAPADIASHLVEKGFAEPMAGEAVPAG from the coding sequence ATGGATGGCGACAGCGAGAAGCTCATCATCGAGCTCAACTTCCGCAACAAGATCATCGACGAGCGCCTGGCCGCGCCGTTCCATGGCGACAGGCTCTTCGATCTCCTACCCACCACCATCGCCGACCGCCGCACCCTGCAGGTGGTGGAGCTGTTCCCCCTGTTCCGCGCCCTCGATCACACCCGCACCCTGGTGGGCTCGGCCCGGCTCTTCCACTCCCTCATGAACCCCTCCGAGTCCATCGAGCTCATCCACGCCAAGCAGGACTCCTACTGCGAGCTGGAGAGCAACACCCGACTGCAGGTGGCGGTAGCCAGCTATCTCGACACCTTCCGCCAGGGCGAGCTGGCCCTCTTTCGGCTCCTCAACGCCCACATGCACCCGCTCATCCCGTACCGGGACTACGGCCAGGCCATGGCCACCATCCGCACCATGCTGGAGGCGGCCAGGAATCTGCCCCGGCCGGAGACCGTCTATCTCGACTCGCTGGTGCAAAGCATCCTGGCCTTTGCCGGCTCGCCGGTGAGCCGGCTGGCGGCCGGTCCGGTCTGGCGCACCCTGGCCGGGGTGCAGGCCCGGGGCGAGAAGGGCCTCTTCTCCCCTGGCTGGCGCTTCCGGCCGCACCGGCTGAGCGGCGGCTCCATCTGGCCGGCCCTGCCGTCCATCCTGTCCGGCCTGGCCGGCTTGACCGGCTTCCTGAGCCGGCCGGTGGCGGAATCCATGGTCATCCTCACCGGCGGCGGCATCCTGCTTGGCCTCATCTACGGCACGGTGCTCAAGCCCATGGTGGACTACGAGTCGGCGATTCTGCCGGTGCGAAAGCGCCTCTACGACTCCAACCGCTTCGCCTCGGCCGTGGAGGCGGTGGCGGCCATCGACGAGCTTCTCTCCTTCGTGGCGTACAGCCGGGTGGTGCCCCATCCCACGGTCCTGCCGGAGATCACCAACCACGACCGCCATTCCTTTGTGGCCTACGACCTCAGGAACCCCATCGCCGCCAAGGACGACCCCGACTTTGTGCCCAACGATGTCCTTCTGGACGGCAGCCGGGTCACCTTTGTCACCGGCCCCAACAGCGGCGGCAAGACCACCTATTGCAAGACCATTGTCCAAAGCCAGATCCTGGGCCAGATCGGGGCGCCGATCCTGGCCTCCCGGGCGCGGCTGAACATGACCGACCGCATCGCCTACCAGGCGCCGTCCTTCGACTGCCTGAGCGACCCGGAGGGCCGCTTCGGCACCGAGCTTACGACCACCCGGGACATCTTCTTCTCCATCACCCCGAAGAGCCTGGCCGTGCTGGACGAGATCGCCGAGGGCACCACCACCCACGAGAAGATGAGCCTGTCGGCCTCGATCATGGACGGCTTCCACGCCGTGGGCAACAACACCCTCCTGGTCACCCATTCCTACGAGCTGGTGGAGAGCTTCCAGCGCTCCGGCAAGGGCCAGTATCTGCAGGTGGAGTTTGCCCGGGAGCGACCCAGCCACCGGATGATCCCCGGCATCTCCAGGGACAGCCATGCCCTGCGGGTGGCCCAGAAGATCGGCTTCGCGCCGGCGGACATCGCCAGCCACCTGGTGGAGAAAGGGTTTGCCGAGCCGATGGCAGGGGAGGCGGTACCGGCCGGCTAG
- a CDS encoding DUF5615 family PIN-like protein: MKLLLDQGLARSVVALLAPDGIDAVHVADLGYATATDAAILDLARAQGRVVVTLDADFHGLLACAAACVPSVVRIRIQGLRAEGLAQVLRQVCHQCAAELIRGAAVTVQEDRIRVRLLPFGQASNYPQHV, encoded by the coding sequence ATGAAACTGCTGCTTGATCAGGGCCTGGCCCGCAGTGTCGTCGCCCTCCTCGCTCCGGACGGCATCGATGCCGTCCATGTTGCAGATCTGGGCTATGCCACAGCCACGGATGCCGCAATCCTCGACTTGGCCCGCGCCCAGGGGCGGGTTGTGGTCACCCTGGACGCGGATTTCCACGGCTTGCTGGCCTGCGCTGCCGCCTGCGTGCCCTCAGTGGTGCGGATTCGCATCCAAGGCTTGCGGGCGGAAGGCCTGGCCCAGGTTCTCCGCCAGGTCTGTCATCAGTGCGCCGCAGAGTTGATCCGGGGTGCCGCAGTCACCGTACAGGAAGACCGCATCCGAGTCCGTCTCCTCCCCTTCGGCCAAGCCTCGAACTACCCGCAGCACGTCTGA
- a CDS encoding DUF433 domain-containing protein, whose product MKLDRITCTPARMNGQPCIRNLRLTVRRVVELVATYPERSELRREYPELEDEDIRQALIYAAASLDDQVLNLAEPHETAA is encoded by the coding sequence ATGAAGCTCGATCGCATCACCTGCACGCCGGCACGTATGAATGGTCAGCCATGTATCCGTAATCTGCGCCTGACCGTACGCCGAGTGGTGGAGCTGGTGGCAACCTACCCGGAACGCTCCGAGCTGCGCCGAGAGTATCCCGAGCTGGAGGACGAAGACATCCGACAGGCCCTCATCTACGCGGCCGCCTCCCTGGACGACCAGGTGCTCAATCTCGCCGAGCCCCATGAAACTGCTGCTTGA
- a CDS encoding ABC transporter ATP-binding protein — protein MIALQKVSRTFRQGGRQVQALQDVTLSIVKGELVSIMGPSGSGKSTLLHLMGGLDQPSSGQVLLDGRPLGGIPDAELTRIRRRSVGFVFQFFNLLPLLSAEENVGLPLLLDGLPFAQVRPRAVALLEQVGLGHRIGHRPEHLSGGEMQRVAIARALVSRPAVILADEPTGNLDSHTSEEILLLLQSLHDDGQTIVMVTHDAKAAAFGSRILTLKDGRTAGDIAIGGAEP, from the coding sequence ATGATTGCGCTGCAGAAGGTCAGCCGCACCTTTCGGCAGGGGGGGCGCCAGGTGCAGGCCCTTCAGGACGTGACCCTTTCCATCGTCAAGGGTGAGCTGGTGAGTATCATGGGCCCCAGCGGCTCCGGCAAGAGCACCCTCCTTCATCTCATGGGCGGCCTGGACCAGCCCAGCAGCGGCCAGGTCCTTCTGGATGGCCGGCCCCTGGGCGGCATCCCTGATGCGGAGCTCACCCGTATCCGCCGGCGCTCCGTGGGCTTTGTCTTCCAGTTCTTCAACCTCCTGCCCCTCCTTTCCGCCGAGGAGAACGTCGGCCTGCCCCTGCTGCTGGACGGCCTGCCCTTTGCCCAGGTCCGCCCCCGGGCGGTGGCCCTCCTGGAGCAGGTGGGGCTGGGGCACCGGATCGGCCATCGGCCGGAGCACCTGTCCGGCGGCGAGATGCAGCGGGTGGCCATCGCCCGGGCCCTGGTCAGCCGGCCGGCGGTGATCCTGGCCGACGAGCCCACCGGCAACCTGGATTCCCACACCAGCGAGGAGATCCTTCTGCTGCTGCAATCCCTCCATGACGATGGCCAGACCATCGTCATGGTCACCCACGACGCCAAGGCCGCCGCCTTCGGCAGCCGCATCCTCACGCTCAAGGATGGCCGGACCGCCGGGGACATCGCCATCGGGGGGGCAGAGCCATGA
- a CDS encoding FtsX-like permease family protein, whose amino-acid sequence MILASLLRHLSLRHLRLQKIQLAMTVAGIGLGVAAMVAIDLVSRSVLASFETSINEITGRAALQITGPEAGFPGALLEEVQAVPGVEHAVPVVEANAQLAGGRSRSLLILGVDILQDQGIRDYRLAGEAAEVPDPLLFLAKRDSILVTAAMAAQEGIALDQAVAVQTVAGIRTFTVRGLLHPEGPARVAGGDVAIMDIDAAQLAFGKSGRLDRIDVSLLPGIGLDAMKERLLARLPAGYTVDTPASRSRQVEILLARFQKSMELVSFMALFVGMYLIYNAVSIAVVQRRREIGILRALGATRAGIAGLFLAETLVAAAVASALGIGLGVLLARASVGVVAQSITEIYLKTAVSELVFSWPSAAGTAAIGMAASLLAALFPALAGGRANPVAAIRAMPYAEDAVVTGRGIPVASGLLLLGALLTLTVFLMAPAGSCFRGMGAIFLAVLALLMGLSLGTPLLLARLLPWSHPALAACFGSGGRLAGLNLQRSVRRSAVAVAAILCSIALFVSSANAVHSLRRSMFDWFDSIVRADILVSSGHPLATGGSPTIPMPAEMQAAMATVPGVGSVEPFRKGYLSYQGKKILLKVFDVAVRMEYCPGMIVQGSREDMARLLPDQDVTVHQLPW is encoded by the coding sequence ATGATCCTGGCCAGCCTCCTGCGCCACTTGAGTCTCAGACACCTGCGGCTGCAGAAGATCCAGCTCGCCATGACCGTTGCCGGCATCGGCCTGGGGGTGGCCGCCATGGTGGCCATCGACCTGGTGAGCCGCAGCGTGCTGGCCTCCTTCGAAACCTCGATCAACGAGATCACCGGCCGGGCCGCTCTGCAGATCACCGGGCCCGAGGCCGGCTTCCCCGGTGCGCTCCTGGAAGAGGTGCAGGCCGTACCCGGGGTGGAGCACGCCGTGCCGGTCGTCGAGGCCAATGCCCAGCTGGCCGGGGGCAGGTCCCGGTCCCTCCTCATCCTCGGGGTCGACATCCTCCAGGATCAGGGCATCCGGGATTACCGCCTGGCCGGCGAGGCGGCGGAGGTGCCGGACCCTTTGCTGTTTCTGGCCAAGCGGGATTCCATCCTCGTCACCGCTGCCATGGCGGCCCAGGAGGGGATCGCCCTCGACCAGGCCGTGGCGGTGCAGACCGTGGCCGGCATCCGCACCTTCACCGTGCGGGGCCTGCTGCATCCGGAAGGGCCGGCCCGGGTGGCCGGGGGTGATGTGGCCATCATGGATATCGACGCCGCCCAGTTGGCCTTTGGCAAGAGTGGCCGCCTGGACCGGATCGATGTCAGCCTCCTGCCCGGCATCGGCCTCGATGCCATGAAGGAGCGGCTTCTGGCCCGGCTGCCGGCGGGCTATACCGTGGACACCCCGGCCAGCCGCAGCCGGCAGGTGGAGATCCTTCTGGCGCGCTTCCAAAAGAGCATGGAGCTGGTCAGCTTCATGGCCCTCTTCGTGGGCATGTACCTCATCTACAACGCCGTCTCCATCGCCGTGGTGCAGCGGCGGCGGGAGATCGGCATCCTCCGAGCCCTGGGCGCCACCAGGGCCGGAATCGCCGGCCTCTTCCTGGCGGAGACCCTGGTGGCGGCGGCCGTGGCCTCGGCCCTGGGCATCGGTCTGGGCGTTCTCCTGGCTCGGGCATCCGTGGGCGTGGTCGCCCAGAGCATCACCGAGATCTACCTCAAGACTGCGGTCAGCGAGCTGGTCTTCTCCTGGCCCTCTGCAGCCGGAACCGCGGCGATCGGCATGGCGGCCAGCCTGCTGGCGGCCCTTTTTCCGGCCCTGGCCGGGGGCCGCGCCAACCCGGTGGCAGCCATTCGGGCCATGCCGTATGCCGAGGACGCCGTGGTCACCGGACGTGGCATCCCCGTCGCCTCCGGGCTTCTCCTGCTGGGAGCACTCCTCACCCTGACGGTCTTCCTGATGGCGCCGGCCGGCTCGTGCTTCCGGGGCATGGGCGCCATCTTTCTGGCTGTGCTGGCGCTTCTGATGGGCCTGTCCCTGGGGACCCCCCTGCTCCTCGCCCGGTTGCTGCCGTGGTCTCACCCGGCCCTGGCCGCCTGCTTCGGATCCGGTGGCCGGCTGGCCGGGCTCAACCTGCAGAGGAGCGTCCGCCGCAGCGCAGTGGCAGTGGCGGCCATCCTGTGCAGCATCGCGCTGTTCGTCAGCTCGGCCAATGCGGTCCACAGCCTGCGGCGCTCCATGTTCGACTGGTTCGACTCCATCGTCCGGGCCGATATCCTGGTCAGCTCCGGCCATCCCTTGGCCACCGGCGGCTCGCCCACCATCCCCATGCCCGCCGAGATGCAGGCGGCCATGGCCACCGTGCCCGGGGTCGGCTCCGTGGAGCCGTTCCGGAAGGGCTACCTGAGCTACCAGGGGAAGAAGATCCTGCTGAAGGTCTTCGACGTCGCCGTCCGCATGGAATACTGCCCGGGCATGATCGTCCAGGGCAGCCGGGAGGACATGGCCAGGCTCCTGCCGGATCAGGACGTAACCGTTCACCAGCTACCCTGGTGA
- a CDS encoding DUF1302 family protein, whose translation MTGRGRRLPRAGCLAAILLLAGGSAGHGDGDLAASGRVRLSGTAALEKDSRQEEPSLDSRLQLETQAEAVRLSVWLEGGWDGTVAGSGRQAGLKDLTTVYPDQTLYLEVRELFVERSEAAWDLRLGLQRFSWGRLDEYPVNDLVNPWDHSRFITRSLEERKIGVPAASLRQAREDWSGQAVWVPWLVPGRLARPGSRWSVLPAATVPAGAELNPRESDLPARTLANGSFGLRLLRLGELDWAVSLFHGFDPRPVFRATQPAVTATPAGLAIDPGFVPSYHKIFVAGTDLAAVLGAWSLRAEAAYTRNRVFNVALEHWGPPALPAPGITPLPAVEETRDALDYGLAADYRPFEDWVLTLQAQQARIRHRPTTLYERAAETILWANLRIGWLNERLATTLNLAANPEHGGSMLRASGSYVITDAWKLVLSGLILDGPPQSLFGRFAANDQLELTLEYAW comes from the coding sequence GTGACGGGGCGCGGCCGCAGGCTTCCCCGGGCCGGCTGCCTGGCCGCCATCCTGCTTCTGGCCGGCGGCAGCGCCGGGCACGGGGACGGGGATCTTGCGGCCAGCGGCCGGGTGCGGCTGAGCGGCACAGCGGCCCTGGAGAAGGACAGCCGCCAGGAGGAGCCCAGCCTGGACAGCCGGCTGCAGCTGGAGACCCAGGCCGAGGCGGTGCGTCTTTCTGTCTGGCTGGAAGGGGGATGGGACGGCACGGTCGCCGGGTCCGGACGCCAGGCCGGCCTCAAGGACCTCACGACGGTCTATCCGGACCAAACCCTTTATCTGGAGGTGAGGGAGCTGTTCGTCGAGCGGAGCGAGGCGGCCTGGGACCTGCGGCTGGGGCTGCAGCGCTTCTCCTGGGGCCGGCTGGACGAGTATCCGGTCAACGACCTTGTGAACCCCTGGGATCACAGCCGGTTCATCACCCGCTCCCTGGAGGAGCGCAAGATCGGGGTGCCGGCAGCCTCCCTGCGCCAGGCCCGGGAGGACTGGAGCGGGCAGGCGGTCTGGGTGCCCTGGCTGGTGCCGGGCCGCCTGGCCCGGCCCGGCAGCCGCTGGTCCGTGCTGCCTGCGGCCACCGTCCCTGCCGGTGCCGAGCTGAATCCCCGGGAGTCGGACCTGCCCGCCCGCACCCTGGCCAACGGCAGCTTCGGCCTGCGGCTTCTGCGGCTGGGCGAGCTGGACTGGGCGGTCAGCCTCTTCCACGGCTTCGATCCCCGGCCGGTCTTCCGCGCCACCCAGCCGGCGGTCACCGCCACCCCGGCGGGATTGGCGATCGATCCCGGCTTTGTGCCTTCCTATCACAAGATCTTCGTGGCCGGTACCGATCTGGCGGCGGTGCTGGGCGCCTGGAGCCTGCGGGCCGAGGCGGCGTACACCCGCAACCGGGTTTTCAATGTGGCGCTCGAGCACTGGGGCCCTCCGGCCCTGCCCGCGCCAGGGATCACGCCGCTGCCTGCGGTGGAGGAGACCCGGGATGCCCTGGACTACGGCCTGGCCGCCGACTACCGGCCCTTCGAGGACTGGGTGCTCACCCTCCAGGCCCAGCAGGCCCGGATCCGACACCGGCCCACCACCCTCTATGAGCGGGCCGCCGAGACCATCCTCTGGGCCAATCTTCGGATCGGCTGGCTCAACGAGCGCCTGGCCACCACCCTCAACCTGGCCGCCAACCCCGAGCACGGGGGCAGCATGCTCCGGGCCAGCGGCAGCTACGTCATCACCGATGCCTGGAAACTGGTCCTCTCCGGCCTCATCCTGGACGGCCCGCCCCAGTCCCTCTTCGGCCGCTTCGCCGCCAACGACCAGCTGGAGCTGACCCTGGAGTATGCCTGGTAG
- a CDS encoding cation diffusion facilitator family transporter, whose translation MKSIPPAPAAVPHAGLERWGWYSVAVNVLLAALHGVIALASGSLTVVAELVHNLLDLVAAVAVLVGLRLASRTSRTFPYGLYKVENLTAAGLAILVFVSAYEIVRQALLAEPAALRTEPWMLASLLLTLAVPLVFSHHELKAARAAGSPALLADAREYRVHAFTTGLALAALLSQWLRLPLDRVAALVIVVVVIKTGWELLRDAMRVLLDASLDTETLQRIRAVIDATAAVSELHWVTGRNAGRFRFVEAGVALRVTDLDKATEVLRRIEAGVCAAVPHVERVLLHLESSTAPCLRCAVPLADCREAAISAHFGEAPWFALVTVRRADGAVEEQRLVSNPYHHAEKGKGIRVAEWLVTLKTDVLLVHEDLRGKGPEYVLRDAGVAVHLTPGTTLAEVLAALPP comes from the coding sequence GTGAAGAGCATACCGCCCGCACCTGCTGCCGTGCCTCACGCTGGTCTTGAACGTTGGGGCTGGTATTCGGTGGCGGTGAATGTGCTCCTCGCCGCACTTCACGGGGTGATTGCGCTTGCCTCGGGCAGCCTCACCGTGGTCGCCGAACTGGTCCACAATCTCCTGGACCTTGTCGCCGCCGTGGCTGTCCTCGTCGGCCTCCGACTCGCCAGCCGCACCTCCCGGACCTTTCCCTACGGCCTCTACAAGGTGGAGAACCTGACCGCGGCCGGTCTCGCCATCCTGGTTTTCGTCAGCGCCTACGAGATCGTGCGCCAGGCCCTGCTGGCGGAACCGGCCGCACTCCGGACGGAGCCGTGGATGCTCGCCTCGCTGCTGCTTACCCTGGCGGTCCCGCTCGTCTTCAGCCATCACGAGCTCAAGGCCGCGAGGGCAGCGGGCTCCCCGGCGTTGCTGGCCGACGCCCGGGAATATCGGGTGCACGCCTTCACGACCGGGCTCGCCCTGGCAGCGCTCCTCTCCCAATGGCTGCGGCTGCCCCTCGACCGGGTCGCAGCGCTCGTCATCGTGGTGGTGGTGATCAAGACCGGCTGGGAGCTGCTGCGTGATGCCATGCGGGTCCTGCTTGATGCCTCCCTCGACACCGAGACGCTCCAGCGTATCCGGGCGGTCATCGACGCCACCGCGGCCGTGTCCGAGCTCCACTGGGTCACCGGCCGCAATGCCGGGCGCTTCCGCTTCGTCGAAGCCGGAGTCGCGCTCCGGGTCACAGATCTTGACAAGGCCACAGAGGTTCTGCGGCGCATCGAGGCCGGGGTGTGCGCGGCTGTGCCGCATGTGGAACGGGTCCTCCTCCATCTCGAATCTTCGACGGCACCCTGCCTGCGCTGCGCCGTCCCGCTCGCTGACTGCCGCGAGGCAGCGATCAGCGCCCATTTCGGCGAAGCGCCCTGGTTCGCCCTGGTGACCGTCCGGCGTGCCGACGGAGCCGTGGAGGAACAGCGTCTTGTCAGCAACCCGTACCACCATGCGGAAAAGGGCAAGGGCATCCGAGTCGCCGAATGGCTCGTCACCCTCAAGACCGACGTGCTTCTCGTGCACGAGGACTTGCGCGGCAAGGGTCCCGAGTATGTGCTACGCGATGCCGGGGTGGCCGTGCACCTCACGCCCGGGACCACGCTGGCCGAGGTGCTTGCCGCGTTGCCACCATAA
- a CDS encoding class I SAM-dependent methyltransferase has product MDARTKKASRTSVPSAPDPFVLHHQRYDNWFERHRAAYLSELLAVRALLPWEGRGLEIGVGTGRFAAPLGVTFGIDPAAGMLEHARRRGVRLTRGVAEALPFQDAIFDYALAVTSICFVDNPLAMLQETARVLRPGGTFVVGLVDRESPLGQHYLAHQAESPFYRDAHLFSPAEVEDLLALAGFGPCTWLQTLFSSSTRSEEVEPARAGTGDGAFLAGRARIGTGRKHTVA; this is encoded by the coding sequence ATGGACGCCAGAACGAAGAAAGCCAGCCGCACCAGCGTCCCATCCGCACCCGATCCCTTTGTCCTCCATCACCAGCGCTACGACAACTGGTTCGAGCGGCATCGTGCCGCCTACCTCTCCGAACTGCTCGCCGTACGGGCGCTCCTGCCCTGGGAGGGACGCGGCCTTGAGATCGGGGTCGGTACCGGCCGTTTCGCCGCCCCGCTGGGCGTCACTTTCGGCATCGACCCGGCGGCCGGGATGCTTGAGCACGCCCGCCGCCGGGGTGTGCGGCTCACCCGGGGTGTTGCCGAGGCCCTGCCCTTCCAGGATGCCATCTTCGACTATGCCCTCGCCGTGACCAGCATCTGCTTCGTGGACAACCCCTTGGCCATGCTGCAAGAGACGGCGCGGGTCCTGCGGCCGGGCGGAACGTTCGTCGTCGGCCTCGTGGACCGCGAGAGCCCCCTGGGACAGCACTATCTCGCCCACCAGGCGGAAAGCCCCTTCTACCGTGACGCGCATCTCTTCTCGCCCGCCGAGGTGGAGGACCTGCTCGCCCTGGCCGGCTTTGGCCCCTGCACCTGGCTGCAAACCCTGTTCTCGTCCTCGACCCGGAGCGAAGAGGTGGAGCCAGCGCGCGCCGGCACGGGCGATGGCGCTTTTCTGGCAGGCCGCGCCCGCATCGGAACCGGAAGGAAGCACACTGTGGCGTGA
- a CDS encoding undecaprenyl-diphosphate phosphatase, translated as MDWWQALVLGIVEGVTEYLPVSSTGHLILAQRLMHIPAGAAADAYAICIQAGAIAAVLGLYWPRVSQMALGVLGRSPKGLALAANIVVAFLPAAVFGVLLDDLIERYLFGLWPITAAWLAGGLAILAVARWRPRRPAEAETGQDLDSLAWPMALAIGCAQCLAMWPGTSRSLVTILAGMLAGLSVAGAVEFSFLLGVVTLTAATVFKAAHSGLAMIQAYGWPSMLIGFSAAALSAAAAVHWLVSYLKRHSLSIFGLYRLGLAAAVALALFGGLLP; from the coding sequence ATGGACTGGTGGCAGGCCCTGGTGCTGGGGATTGTCGAGGGCGTGACCGAATACCTGCCGGTGAGCTCCACCGGGCATCTCATTCTGGCCCAGCGGCTGATGCACATCCCGGCAGGTGCGGCCGCCGACGCCTACGCCATCTGCATCCAGGCCGGCGCCATTGCGGCCGTGCTGGGGCTTTATTGGCCCCGGGTCAGCCAGATGGCGCTGGGAGTGCTGGGCCGCTCTCCGAAGGGCCTGGCTCTGGCCGCCAACATCGTGGTGGCCTTTCTGCCGGCAGCGGTCTTCGGGGTGCTCCTGGACGATCTCATCGAGCGCTACCTGTTCGGCCTGTGGCCGATCACCGCCGCCTGGCTGGCCGGGGGACTGGCCATCCTGGCGGTTGCCCGCTGGCGGCCAAGACGCCCTGCAGAGGCCGAGACGGGCCAGGATCTCGACAGCCTTGCCTGGCCCATGGCCCTGGCCATCGGCTGCGCCCAGTGCCTGGCCATGTGGCCCGGCACCAGCCGCTCCCTGGTGACCATCCTGGCCGGCATGCTGGCGGGGCTGAGCGTGGCCGGCGCCGTGGAATTCAGCTTCCTCCTGGGGGTGGTGACCTTGACCGCGGCCACTGTCTTCAAGGCGGCGCACAGCGGCCTGGCCATGATCCAGGCCTATGGCTGGCCGTCCATGCTGATCGGCTTCAGTGCCGCCGCCCTGTCGGCGGCCGCGGCCGTCCACTGGCTGGTCAGCTACCTCAAGCGCCATTCACTGTCGATCTTTGGCCTCTACCGCCTGGGCCTTGCCGCGGCGGTCGCCCTGGCGCTCTTCGGCGGGCTCTTGCCGTAG
- a CDS encoding TSUP family transporter, producing the protein MSYLVICGAALLVSGLTLFSGFGLGTLLMPVLALFFPVEMAVAATAVVHGANNVFKAALVGKLADKALVLKFGLPAAIAAFGGAGALVHVAHFGEIASYSLGTRTAVVTPVKLIMALLMLVFALFELLPSLRQLRLSSRHLFLGGLLSGFFGGFSGHQGALRSAFLAKVGISSPAFVGTSAVIGLMVDAARIAIYGTSFYHAGLAAPFSPEQWRLVTAASVAAFVGVLLGKRFLHKVTMAAIQRLTGILLLGIAVALGAGLL; encoded by the coding sequence ATGAGCTATCTGGTCATCTGTGGCGCCGCCCTGCTGGTCTCAGGCTTGACCCTGTTTTCCGGGTTCGGTCTCGGCACCCTGCTGATGCCGGTGCTCGCCCTGTTCTTCCCCGTGGAGATGGCGGTAGCCGCCACCGCCGTGGTGCACGGTGCCAACAACGTCTTCAAGGCCGCCCTGGTGGGCAAGCTGGCAGACAAGGCCCTGGTGCTGAAGTTCGGTCTGCCGGCCGCCATAGCCGCCTTTGGCGGCGCCGGCGCCCTGGTCCACGTGGCCCATTTCGGGGAGATCGCCTCCTATTCCCTTGGCACCCGGACCGCCGTGGTAACCCCGGTCAAGCTCATCATGGCGCTGCTCATGCTGGTGTTCGCGCTGTTCGAGCTGCTGCCGTCGTTGCGCCAGCTTCGGCTGAGCAGCCGGCACCTGTTCCTCGGCGGCCTCCTCTCCGGCTTTTTCGGCGGCTTCTCCGGCCATCAAGGGGCCTTGCGCTCGGCCTTCCTGGCCAAGGTGGGGATTTCGTCCCCAGCCTTTGTGGGCACGAGCGCCGTCATCGGGCTCATGGTGGATGCAGCCCGGATCGCCATCTACGGCACATCGTTCTATCATGCCGGCCTTGCAGCCCCCTTCAGCCCGGAGCAGTGGCGCCTGGTCACCGCGGCCTCCGTTGCCGCCTTTGTCGGGGTACTGCTCGGCAAGCGTTTTCTCCACAAGGTTACCATGGCCGCCATCCAGCGGCTGACCGGTATTCTGCTGCTCGGCATCGCCGTGGCCTTGGGCGCGGGTCTGCTGTAA